Proteins encoded together in one Entomobacter blattae window:
- a CDS encoding competence/damage-inducible protein A, whose translation MNPTACILIIGNEILSGRTQDANIQFLAQNLGKLGINLQEIRVIPDQEALIVHTVNETRKKFSHVITTGGIGPTHDDITAPSIAKAFGVPWEIHEESFKILEAHFRPGEFNTPRQRMATLPRGAIPIRNPISAAPGFSMDNVHVLAGVPEIMRAMFLELAPHLSKGAPIVSRTWYAFGMSEGQIAEKLEEIQSAFPTLDIGSYPFKLQDQRKGVALVVKGHNENQVKNAAEQICQLIADFGLTPHEGEPTAKEASKI comes from the coding sequence ATGAACCCAACAGCCTGTATTCTTATTATTGGTAACGAGATTCTCTCGGGCCGAACTCAGGATGCCAATATCCAGTTTCTTGCCCAAAATTTAGGAAAACTGGGAATAAACCTTCAAGAAATCCGCGTTATTCCCGATCAAGAAGCTCTTATTGTCCATACGGTCAATGAAACCCGTAAAAAATTTTCCCACGTCATTACTACCGGTGGAATCGGCCCTACCCACGATGATATTACAGCCCCAAGCATTGCCAAAGCTTTTGGTGTTCCTTGGGAAATCCATGAGGAATCTTTCAAAATTCTGGAAGCCCATTTCCGACCAGGAGAATTTAATACCCCCCGCCAGCGTATGGCTACCCTTCCACGAGGGGCTATTCCAATCCGTAATCCTATTTCAGCAGCCCCTGGCTTTAGTATGGATAATGTGCATGTCCTTGCTGGAGTCCCCGAAATTATGAGGGCCATGTTTTTGGAACTTGCCCCCCATCTGAGCAAAGGAGCACCCATTGTTTCTCGTACATGGTATGCGTTTGGCATGTCTGAGGGGCAAATCGCTGAAAAACTAGAAGAAATCCAGTCTGCTTTTCCTACACTTGATATCGGCTCCTATCCTTTCAAACTGCAAGACCAGCGCAAGGGCGTAGCCCTTGTTGTAAAGGGCCATAACGAAAACCAGGTCAAAAACGCAGCCGAGCAAATCTGCCAGCTTATTGCTGATTTTGGCCTGACCCCTCATGAAGGAGAACCTACCGCAAAGGAAGCTTCTAAAATATAA
- a CDS encoding acetyl-CoA carboxylase carboxyltransferase subunit alpha, producing the protein MQQFLDFEKPIAELESKIDELRQMSDPEGANIAEEISRLKDKADKQLAALYARLSAWQKVLVARHEQRPHALDYISGLITEYVPLAGDRHFAEDSAIVGGLGRFEGMSVMIVGIERGSDLQTRLTHNFGMAKPEGYRKHQRLLDLAGRFGLPVLAFIDTAGAWPGIDAEERGQAEAIARSIEATLSVPTPVVATIIGEGGSGGAIALGAADQILMLEHAIYSVISPEACASILWRDPKQAVVAAGALRLTAQDLLNLKLIDRIVPEPTGGAQRNPQETIKRVGEKISIELAALTKVEPAILRARRREKFLAMSREIIS; encoded by the coding sequence ATGCAACAGTTTCTGGATTTTGAAAAACCTATCGCTGAACTTGAAAGCAAGATTGACGAGTTGCGGCAAATGTCAGATCCGGAAGGGGCCAATATTGCCGAAGAGATTAGCCGCTTGAAGGATAAGGCCGATAAACAGCTGGCAGCCCTTTATGCAAGACTTAGCGCCTGGCAGAAAGTCCTTGTCGCCCGTCACGAGCAGCGCCCGCATGCCCTGGATTATATATCGGGCCTGATAACGGAATATGTTCCCCTGGCAGGTGATAGGCATTTTGCTGAAGATAGTGCCATTGTTGGGGGGTTAGGCCGTTTTGAGGGTATGTCTGTGATGATCGTAGGGATTGAGCGCGGCTCTGACCTGCAAACGCGCTTAACCCACAATTTCGGAATGGCCAAACCAGAAGGTTATAGAAAACATCAGCGCTTGCTAGATCTAGCAGGGCGTTTTGGTCTTCCTGTGCTGGCTTTTATTGATACTGCGGGAGCTTGGCCCGGTATTGATGCTGAAGAAAGGGGGCAAGCTGAAGCGATTGCTCGGTCTATTGAGGCAACCCTGAGTGTTCCTACACCGGTGGTGGCCACCATTATTGGTGAGGGGGGATCGGGTGGTGCCATTGCTCTTGGAGCGGCTGATCAGATTTTAATGCTTGAGCATGCCATTTATTCTGTGATCTCTCCTGAGGCTTGTGCTTCTATTTTATGGCGAGACCCCAAGCAAGCTGTAGTGGCTGCCGGGGCCTTACGTCTTACAGCTCAGGACTTGCTGAATTTGAAGTTAATTGATCGTATTGTGCCGGAACCAACAGGCGGCGCTCAACGAAACCCCCAGGAGACGATTAAGCGTGTGGGAGAAAAAATTTCCATTGAATTAGCCGCGCTGACTAAAGTGGAGCCCGCTATTTTGCGCGCTAGACGTCGGGAAAAATTTCTGGCTATGAGTAGAGAGATCATTTCATAG
- a CDS encoding tyrosine recombinase, protein MVERNYGEAFLEMIVAERGALPNTVSAYRSDLEDFFAFLHTQKTTSVSVSAPLIQEYVQTVSALGYSARTLARKQSSLKQYFLFLLKDGLRKDDPTFQLDAPRLPTSLPKFLSENEIQRLLSACGPPYETRRFLMAQAALEILYSTGVRISELLTLERNAITEGTSTLFIRGKGNKERIVLLSPVACQVALALIEQDRPLKSRWLFPGRNPKRPLTRQAFDSILHDVALRAGIAPQRLSPHVLRHSFASHMLARGADIRSLQMILGHADISTTQIYTHILAERLSTTVRTFHPLSNKTRKRTDHS, encoded by the coding sequence ATGGTCGAAAGAAATTATGGAGAGGCTTTTTTGGAGATGATTGTAGCAGAGCGGGGGGCCTTGCCTAATACTGTTTCTGCCTACCGATCAGATCTTGAGGATTTCTTTGCCTTTCTTCATACCCAAAAAACGACATCCGTGTCGGTTTCAGCACCCCTTATACAAGAGTATGTACAGACAGTGTCGGCCTTGGGGTATTCAGCCCGAACCTTGGCCCGCAAACAGTCTTCTCTTAAGCAATATTTCTTGTTTCTCTTAAAAGATGGCTTGCGGAAGGATGATCCGACATTTCAGCTGGATGCGCCAAGACTTCCCACCAGCTTACCAAAATTTCTTTCAGAAAACGAAATTCAACGCCTTCTCTCGGCATGTGGGCCCCCTTACGAGACGCGTCGGTTTTTAATGGCACAGGCTGCCCTAGAAATTTTATATTCCACGGGGGTTCGTATTTCTGAACTGCTCACTCTTGAGCGTAATGCCATAACCGAGGGAACTTCTACGCTTTTTATCCGGGGAAAAGGCAATAAGGAGCGTATTGTTTTGCTTTCTCCTGTTGCCTGTCAGGTCGCTCTTGCGCTTATCGAACAGGATCGCCCCTTGAAGAGCCGGTGGTTATTTCCGGGTCGTAATCCAAAACGGCCTTTAACCCGCCAGGCATTTGATAGCATATTACATGATGTGGCACTAAGAGCTGGAATTGCACCACAAAGGCTTTCTCCCCACGTTTTGAGGCATTCTTTTGCAAGCCATATGTTAGCCCGTGGGGCCGATATACGCTCTTTACAAATGATACTGGGTCATGCAGATATTTCTACAACACAGATTTATACCCATATTCTTGCTGAGCGTTTAAGTACAACGGTTAGAACATTTCATCCACTATCTAATAAAACACGGAAAAGAACGGATCATTCCTAA
- a CDS encoding shikimate kinase, whose translation MNEEFASFPQDFMKKPIVIVGLMGAGKTTIGRKLACRLGLPFVDSDQAIEAKSGLDIIEFFEKYGETTFRETESRTIHEILNGEPLVLATGGGAFMNPATRQKIKDSASSIWLRCELSTLLCRVRRRTHRPLLNGQSHRKILKQLISERYPIYAQADITIQSGEQSVKRITDIILEKLAEYSTIQSTLSP comes from the coding sequence ATGAATGAAGAATTTGCCTCTTTCCCCCAAGATTTTATGAAAAAACCTATAGTTATCGTGGGTTTGATGGGGGCTGGGAAAACCACAATCGGGCGTAAGCTTGCTTGTCGCCTTGGCCTTCCTTTTGTGGATAGCGACCAAGCCATTGAAGCCAAATCTGGTCTTGATATCATCGAATTCTTTGAAAAATATGGCGAAACCACCTTTCGAGAAACAGAGAGCCGAACCATACACGAAATCCTGAACGGCGAGCCCCTCGTGCTGGCTACCGGAGGGGGCGCTTTTATGAACCCCGCTACCCGACAAAAAATCAAGGACTCTGCCTCTTCCATATGGCTACGCTGTGAACTTTCAACTCTTCTTTGCCGTGTCAGAAGGCGTACCCATCGCCCCCTGCTCAATGGACAATCGCACCGGAAAATTCTCAAACAGCTTATTTCTGAGCGCTATCCCATTTATGCCCAGGCCGATATTACCATTCAGAGTGGCGAGCAAAGTGTAAAACGCATTACTGATATCATTTTAGAAAAACTGGCCGAGTATTCTACCATTCAATCCACACTTTCCCCCTAG
- the aroB gene encoding 3-dehydroquinate synthase — MYHTLTVKLSAHEYPILIGQNLLEQAANLLPESILGKKVFIVSDENVAHHHLPLLENSLKNKGVDYEVFRIPPGEHSKSFSRYESLTTAILEKGVERRTALIALGGGVVGDLAGFCAATLMRGIPFIQIPTTLLSQVDSSVGGKTGINTVVGKNLIGAFYQPKAVIADTSTLKTLPLRELKAGYAEIVKAGLIGDSTLFEWCENHGLALLEGDEKKQAEAIEKACSFKVKIVQNDEREEKSQNGRALLNLGHTFGHALEAEMGYNGQLLHGEAVAIGTVMAFELSVLKGFCPPEDLARVKAHFALTGLPTSLKAIPAHLSADKLLKHMQHDKKMQEGRISFVLVKGIGKAFTCRTTTPEEVLKILTNY; from the coding sequence ATGTACCATACCCTTACTGTTAAGCTTTCAGCCCATGAATATCCCATTCTCATCGGGCAAAACCTGCTTGAACAGGCTGCCAACCTTCTTCCAGAATCTATTCTGGGTAAAAAAGTTTTTATTGTCTCAGATGAAAATGTGGCACACCATCATCTTCCACTCCTCGAAAACTCTTTAAAAAACAAAGGAGTAGACTATGAAGTGTTTCGTATTCCTCCAGGAGAACACTCCAAGTCCTTTTCCCGCTACGAATCTCTCACAACGGCTATTTTAGAAAAAGGTGTGGAAAGACGTACCGCTCTAATCGCCTTGGGAGGTGGTGTAGTAGGCGACCTGGCTGGTTTTTGTGCTGCTACCCTTATGAGAGGAATTCCTTTTATCCAGATTCCTACCACGTTGTTATCTCAGGTTGATTCCTCTGTTGGCGGAAAAACCGGAATTAACACAGTGGTTGGGAAAAACCTGATCGGTGCTTTTTATCAGCCAAAAGCTGTTATTGCCGATACAAGCACCCTTAAAACCCTTCCCCTACGGGAGCTTAAAGCCGGCTATGCAGAAATTGTCAAAGCCGGACTTATCGGCGATTCCACATTATTCGAATGGTGTGAAAACCACGGGCTGGCCTTATTGGAGGGTGACGAAAAGAAACAAGCCGAAGCAATAGAAAAAGCTTGTTCCTTCAAAGTAAAGATTGTCCAAAACGATGAGCGTGAAGAAAAAAGCCAAAATGGCAGAGCACTTCTTAACCTAGGCCACACCTTTGGCCATGCCCTGGAAGCAGAAATGGGGTATAATGGGCAGCTTCTCCATGGTGAGGCGGTAGCCATCGGCACAGTTATGGCTTTTGAGCTTTCTGTACTGAAAGGGTTTTGCCCACCGGAGGACCTGGCACGAGTTAAAGCCCACTTTGCACTTACCGGCCTTCCTACAAGCCTAAAAGCCATTCCTGCCCACCTATCAGCAGACAAGCTCCTCAAGCACATGCAGCACGATAAAAAAATGCAAGAGGGGCGAATCTCTTTTGTTCTGGTGAAAGGAATCGGAAAAGCCTTTACTTGCCGCACGACAACCCCTGAAGAAGTGCTAAAAATATTAACCAATTATTGA
- a CDS encoding OmpA family protein produces the protein MRLRTALLTTTLMAAAPAAAMASTVTGPYVSVNGGYNLVQSTHATFSPSTYAEGINSSAGSKSRYRHGTGFTGFGSFGWGFGNGLRVEVEGVYNYSNITHRTGTAAPGHTRGHDQGYGGFVNALYDIDLREFGIDIPVTPFVGIGVGAMVQHFAPITTTFANGGTNRIGGTNGNFAYQGIIGASYDIPDVPGLAVTTEYRMMGQLDDQQAFASTSYGIGGVGGLAKGNVNVDHRFNHQFILGLRYAFDTAPPPPPPVAPAVVPQMQAARTYLVFFDWDRSNLTPRARQIVAQAAQASTHVTTTRIEVNGYTDNSAAHPGPRGQRYNMGLSIRRAQSVKAELIRNGVPASAIDIHGYGESHPLVPTGPNTREPQNRRVEIILH, from the coding sequence ATGCGTCTACGTACAGCGCTTCTCACAACAACGCTTATGGCAGCTGCCCCTGCTGCTGCCATGGCAAGCACAGTAACCGGCCCTTATGTTAGTGTAAATGGTGGGTATAACCTCGTTCAGAGCACCCATGCTACATTCTCACCTTCAACTTATGCAGAAGGGATTAACTCCAGTGCTGGTTCTAAATCCCGTTACCGTCATGGAACAGGCTTTACAGGCTTTGGTTCTTTCGGTTGGGGTTTTGGCAATGGTTTGCGTGTAGAGGTAGAGGGTGTTTATAACTACTCTAACATTACACACCGTACAGGTACAGCAGCTCCCGGCCATACCCGTGGTCACGATCAGGGTTATGGTGGGTTTGTAAATGCACTGTATGACATTGACCTTCGTGAATTTGGGATTGATATTCCAGTAACACCATTTGTTGGTATCGGTGTTGGTGCCATGGTGCAGCATTTCGCTCCTATCACAACCACGTTTGCTAATGGTGGTACCAACCGTATCGGTGGCACTAACGGCAATTTTGCTTATCAAGGTATCATCGGTGCTTCTTATGACATTCCAGATGTTCCAGGTTTAGCTGTAACAACTGAATATCGCATGATGGGTCAGCTTGACGATCAGCAGGCTTTTGCTTCTACCTCTTACGGTATTGGTGGAGTCGGTGGTTTGGCCAAAGGGAATGTTAATGTAGACCATCGCTTCAATCACCAGTTCATTCTGGGTCTGCGTTATGCCTTCGATACAGCTCCTCCTCCTCCTCCTCCTGTTGCTCCAGCTGTTGTCCCACAGATGCAGGCTGCTCGCACATATCTCGTATTCTTTGACTGGGATCGTTCTAACCTTACACCTCGTGCACGCCAAATTGTTGCACAGGCTGCACAGGCTTCTACACATGTTACAACAACCCGTATCGAAGTTAATGGTTATACCGATAACTCTGCAGCGCACCCTGGGCCACGTGGTCAGCGTTACAACATGGGCCTTTCTATCCGCCGTGCCCAAAGCGTAAAAGCTGAACTGATCCGTAATGGTGTTCCTGCTTCTGCTATCGATATCCATGGTTATGGTGAATCTCATCCTCTGGTTCCAACAGGTCCTAATACCCGTGAACCTCAGAACCGTCGCGTAGAAATTATCCTTCACTAA
- a CDS encoding GtrA family protein codes for MLYKNLKPLLNRHKNFLKFASIGSLGFLCDTASVYALKGLLGLYPATFLAYFIAATATWYFNRCWTYSHIIHKHSIIVQWFRFLVANSVGLALNRTTVVLLYSLSFFHTYPVVALAFGSVAGLFANFNFSSKLVFQSHEKASSPSSEINAIPTNTPSDPFL; via the coding sequence ATGCTTTATAAAAACTTAAAACCATTACTTAATAGACATAAAAATTTTCTGAAATTTGCCTCTATAGGAAGCCTTGGTTTTCTTTGCGATACAGCTTCTGTCTATGCACTCAAAGGTTTACTAGGGCTCTATCCTGCAACTTTTCTGGCCTATTTTATTGCAGCTACTGCCACTTGGTATTTCAACCGTTGCTGGACATATAGTCATATTATCCACAAGCACAGCATAATTGTTCAATGGTTTCGTTTTTTAGTGGCTAATTCGGTGGGGCTGGCCTTAAACAGAACAACTGTTGTATTGCTCTATTCGCTTAGTTTTTTTCATACTTACCCTGTTGTGGCATTAGCTTTTGGCTCTGTTGCAGGGTTATTTGCGAATTTTAATTTTTCCTCCAAGCTTGTGTTTCAATCCCACGAAAAGGCTTCTTCTCCTTCTTCTGAGATCAATGCTATTCCTACAAATACGCCTTCTGACCCCTTTCTTTAA
- the alaS gene encoding alanine--tRNA ligase produces the protein MFTTNDIRAAFLNFFSQHDHQVVPSSSLVPSNDPTLLFTNAGMVQFKNVFTGQEKRPYKRATTAQKVVRAGGKHNDLDNVGYTARHHTFFEMLGNFSFGDYFKEGAIEYAWKLITQTFSLPKDRLLITVYSEDQEAAQLWKKITGFPDSRIIPIATADNFWRMGDTGPCGPCSEIFYDHGPDVPGGPPGSTDEDGDRFVEIWNLVFMQFFEDPPGSRNPLPRPSIDTGLGLERFAAIMQGKRDNYDIDTLRNLILASADVTHHSADGQFKVSHRVIADHLRSTAFLIADGVLPSKEGRGYVLRRIMRRAMRHLHMMGVKDPTFYKLVPALIKEMGMAYPELIRAEPLIIQTMKGEEERFTAMLERGMSLLSEEVEKLPQGAALPGDIAFKLYDTYGFPLDLTADALRERGHNVDVAGFEAQMQDQRQRARAAWAGSGDTATESVWFEPKEKFGATEFLGYHTQQGDAEIQAIVVDNQLTDKASIGQHVAILLNQTPFYGESGGQVGDSGFLTAPGVRISVNNTLKKLGNLIVHIGYIEEGTITVGTPLHAEVDEARHKAIRAHHSSTHLLHEALRQHLGTHVTQKGSLNTESRLRFDISHPNPISPEELRLIEDMVNERIRENTEVVTRIMTPDQAIAEGAMALFGEKYGDEVRVVSMGGAPEQSNRLAWSIELCGGTHVKRTGDIGHFRILSESGVSAGVRRIEAVSGLAAEKYAQEIENHLAGLSAILKTPLHDMPQRLETLLKESREKDRKIAALQKELALGGSGQEQAANQEIEQINSVAFLVKNLGDIPPKELKSMADTFRKKAHSGIIALTSTSGNKVSIVVSVSPDLIEKYNAVDLVKIASTAMGSQSGGGRPDMAQAGGSDVSKIPLAFEALRKALSSQ, from the coding sequence ATGTTCACAACAAATGATATTCGTGCTGCTTTTCTGAATTTTTTCTCTCAGCACGACCATCAAGTCGTTCCATCGTCATCCCTGGTTCCAAGTAATGACCCTACACTGCTTTTTACAAATGCTGGTATGGTACAGTTCAAAAACGTTTTTACCGGACAGGAAAAACGGCCCTATAAGCGCGCAACCACAGCCCAAAAGGTTGTTCGTGCAGGGGGAAAGCATAATGATTTAGATAATGTAGGCTATACAGCACGCCATCATACATTTTTTGAAATGCTAGGAAATTTCTCCTTTGGTGACTACTTTAAGGAAGGCGCCATTGAATATGCCTGGAAGCTGATTACCCAGACCTTTTCCCTGCCCAAGGATAGGCTTCTGATAACTGTTTATTCTGAAGATCAGGAAGCTGCCCAATTATGGAAAAAAATAACAGGCTTCCCCGACAGTCGCATCATCCCTATAGCCACGGCTGACAATTTTTGGCGGATGGGAGATACCGGCCCTTGTGGCCCATGTTCCGAAATTTTTTATGATCATGGCCCCGATGTTCCCGGTGGTCCGCCTGGTTCTACAGATGAGGATGGTGATAGGTTTGTTGAAATCTGGAACCTGGTCTTCATGCAGTTTTTTGAAGATCCCCCTGGCAGCCGTAACCCCCTCCCGCGCCCTTCTATTGATACAGGACTCGGCCTTGAGCGTTTTGCTGCCATTATGCAGGGTAAACGCGATAACTACGATATTGATACGCTCCGCAATCTTATTCTGGCCAGCGCGGATGTTACCCATCATAGCGCAGATGGCCAGTTTAAGGTCAGCCACCGTGTTATAGCTGACCATTTACGTTCTACTGCTTTTTTGATTGCCGATGGCGTTCTTCCTTCAAAGGAAGGGCGGGGATATGTCCTTCGTCGTATCATGCGGCGGGCTATGCGCCACCTTCATATGATGGGTGTGAAAGATCCTACTTTTTATAAGTTGGTTCCTGCCCTTATCAAAGAAATGGGAATGGCTTACCCAGAACTTATCCGAGCAGAGCCCTTAATTATCCAAACCATGAAAGGTGAGGAAGAGCGCTTTACTGCAATGCTTGAACGGGGGATGAGCCTCCTTTCTGAAGAGGTAGAAAAACTTCCTCAAGGGGCAGCTCTTCCTGGAGATATTGCTTTTAAACTCTATGATACATATGGTTTTCCCTTAGACCTTACAGCTGATGCCCTGCGTGAACGCGGCCATAATGTGGATGTAGCAGGCTTTGAGGCGCAGATGCAGGATCAGCGCCAAAGAGCCCGTGCCGCCTGGGCGGGTTCTGGCGATACAGCAACAGAATCTGTTTGGTTTGAACCCAAGGAAAAATTTGGAGCAACCGAATTTTTAGGCTACCATACCCAACAGGGCGATGCTGAAATACAGGCCATTGTCGTTGATAACCAACTGACAGATAAGGCTTCTATTGGCCAACATGTTGCTATTCTTTTAAACCAAACCCCATTTTACGGTGAAAGTGGCGGCCAAGTTGGAGATAGTGGTTTTCTAACAGCGCCAGGGGTCCGTATTTCCGTTAATAATACTTTAAAGAAGCTTGGCAACCTGATTGTTCACATCGGCTATATAGAAGAAGGAACCATTACCGTTGGAACACCCCTTCATGCTGAGGTTGATGAAGCCCGGCATAAAGCCATACGTGCCCATCATTCTTCTACCCACCTTCTGCATGAAGCCCTACGGCAACATTTAGGAACCCATGTCACCCAAAAGGGAAGCCTTAATACAGAAAGCCGCCTGCGATTTGATATTAGCCACCCCAACCCCATCAGCCCAGAAGAGCTACGCCTTATTGAAGATATGGTCAATGAACGAATTCGGGAAAATACTGAGGTGGTCACGCGTATTATGACACCAGATCAAGCCATAGCTGAGGGGGCAATGGCCTTGTTTGGCGAAAAATACGGTGATGAGGTCAGGGTGGTTTCCATGGGTGGAGCCCCGGAACAGAGTAACCGCTTGGCATGGTCAATTGAGTTATGTGGGGGAACTCATGTAAAACGCACAGGCGACATTGGCCATTTCCGTATCCTCAGTGAAAGCGGGGTGTCTGCAGGTGTTCGCCGTATTGAGGCCGTTTCAGGCCTAGCAGCAGAAAAATATGCCCAAGAGATTGAAAACCATCTCGCTGGTCTTTCGGCCATTTTAAAAACCCCCCTCCATGACATGCCCCAACGGCTCGAAACCCTTCTTAAGGAAAGTCGTGAGAAAGATCGCAAGATCGCAGCCTTACAAAAAGAACTCGCATTAGGCGGCTCAGGACAAGAACAGGCAGCCAACCAAGAGATAGAGCAGATTAACTCTGTGGCCTTTCTAGTCAAAAACCTTGGAGATATCCCGCCCAAAGAGCTCAAATCCATGGCAGATACCTTCCGAAAGAAAGCCCATTCGGGAATCATCGCCCTTACCTCCACAAGTGGAAATAAAGTAAGCATTGTGGTTTCTGTTAGCCCAGATCTTATAGAAAAATATAACGCTGTTGATTTAGTAAAAATAGCCAGTACCGCCATGGGCAGCCAAAGCGGAGGTGGAAGGCCCGATATGGCCCAAGCCGGGGGCAGCGATGTTTCTAAAATTCCCCTTGCTTTCGAAGCCTTGCGAAAAGCTCTCTCCTCCCAATAA
- a CDS encoding sensor histidine kinase yields the protein MPEKTQHNKIKDILLIYNDSAHESEKLCQMVGRLSGYSFDICSIKEFYLKVHRHKKYDGFLIIDTHAVITSKTAHVFPVLLRKNSTSPLICVLDPTASIKIVAKRGVDSIIPLSNFSAELFDMTFRFICARKVSQKQQEKRVAQLEQRLAEYNGQYTEMIENLHQRDVKIKEFSDYIEQIERLNSLGKITSSVVHDFSNVLSSLNGGLDMLKRRLEQKKVFSDSVKQTYALIADTIPFGERMLKSLLSYVDNNSSQKDVIDLNNMVSTMVPILTMIFGRSVRTEFMLAKKMSKVQVSRSSIERAILNLAINARDAMQESKKREFLVSTQVRKVKGQTFSFLKIEDSGPGMAEEVMKRACLPFYSTKQPGKGTGLGLAQVHDFVEESKGILAFRNRACGGLEVSMGFPAVGE from the coding sequence ATGCCAGAAAAAACACAGCATAATAAAATAAAAGATATTTTACTGATCTATAACGATTCCGCTCATGAAAGCGAAAAACTATGCCAGATGGTTGGCAGGCTATCAGGGTATAGTTTTGATATTTGTTCTATAAAAGAGTTTTATTTAAAGGTTCATCGTCACAAAAAATATGATGGATTTCTGATTATTGATACCCATGCCGTGATAACCTCTAAAACCGCGCATGTGTTTCCAGTCTTACTAAGAAAAAATAGCACCTCGCCGCTAATTTGTGTCCTCGACCCTACAGCTTCTATCAAGATCGTAGCAAAAAGAGGGGTAGATAGTATTATTCCCCTCAGTAACTTTTCGGCTGAGCTGTTTGATATGACATTTCGTTTTATATGTGCTAGAAAAGTAAGCCAAAAACAGCAGGAAAAAAGAGTTGCCCAGTTAGAGCAGCGCCTTGCTGAGTATAACGGTCAATACACAGAAATGATAGAAAACCTGCATCAGCGGGATGTAAAAATAAAAGAGTTTTCAGACTATATTGAGCAGATTGAACGCCTTAATTCTTTGGGTAAGATTACCAGCAGCGTTGTTCACGATTTTAGCAATGTTTTGAGCTCATTAAATGGCGGGTTGGATATGTTAAAAAGAAGGCTTGAACAAAAAAAGGTTTTTTCGGACTCTGTTAAGCAAACCTATGCCCTTATTGCAGATACCATTCCTTTTGGAGAAAGAATGCTTAAGAGCCTTCTTTCCTATGTTGATAACAATTCTTCCCAGAAGGATGTAATAGACCTAAATAACATGGTTTCTACAATGGTTCCTATCCTGACCATGATTTTTGGCCGCTCTGTTAGAACCGAATTCATGTTGGCAAAAAAAATGTCCAAGGTGCAGGTCTCACGCTCTTCTATTGAGCGGGCCATTCTCAATCTTGCCATTAACGCCCGCGATGCCATGCAAGAGAGTAAAAAGCGAGAGTTTCTTGTTTCTACCCAGGTTAGAAAGGTAAAGGGGCAGACCTTCTCCTTTTTAAAGATAGAAGATAGTGGGCCAGGCATGGCAGAAGAGGTTATGAAAAGGGCTTGTTTGCCGTTCTATTCTACAAAACAACCCGGTAAAGGAACGGGCTTAGGTTTAGCCCAAGTCCATGATTTTGTAGAGGAGAGTAAGGGCATTCTTGCCTTCAGGAATCGCGCGTGCGGTGGGCTGGAAGTGAGTATGGGGTTTCCTGCAGTAGGGGAATAA
- a CDS encoding carbonic anhydrase, which translates to MILENKNITASLIELLEGVERFQTEIYPENKKLFNYLSDQQSPHTLFITCSDSRIDPTMLMQANPGELFIMRNIGNIVPAYGEMNGATASAIEYAVSIGVSHIIICGHSNCGAMSAMLAPPEKLDAIPMVKAWLRNAEAAKAVSSALTAEDAGPITVRSLSEQNVLLQLAHLRTHPSVAAALARKDLIVQGWFYDIGSGEVLILDENTRHTLHIQEALKILRSTL; encoded by the coding sequence ATGATATTAGAAAACAAAAATATCACCGCAAGCCTTATAGAGCTTCTTGAAGGCGTTGAACGTTTTCAGACAGAAATTTATCCCGAGAACAAAAAACTCTTTAACTATCTTTCAGACCAGCAATCCCCTCATACCCTTTTTATTACCTGCTCTGATAGCCGTATTGATCCTACCATGTTGATGCAAGCCAACCCTGGTGAGCTCTTCATTATGCGTAATATTGGCAATATTGTACCTGCTTATGGGGAAATGAACGGTGCCACAGCTTCTGCTATAGAGTATGCGGTCAGTATTGGTGTATCGCACATTATTATTTGCGGGCATTCCAATTGTGGAGCCATGAGCGCCATGCTTGCTCCACCAGAGAAACTGGATGCTATCCCCATGGTTAAAGCATGGTTACGCAATGCAGAAGCAGCCAAGGCGGTATCAAGTGCTTTAACTGCAGAAGATGCAGGCCCCATAACAGTTCGCAGTCTTTCTGAGCAAAACGTGCTCCTTCAGTTGGCCCATCTCCGCACCCACCCCAGTGTAGCAGCCGCACTAGCCAGAAAAGACCTTATCGTTCAAGGGTGGTTTTATGATATTGGCTCAGGCGAAGTCTTGATTTTGGATGAAAATACTCGCCATACCCTCCATATCCAGGAAGCTTTGAAGATTCTTCGCTCCACCTTGTAG